The window gtggtgttttttcCAGTGAGAACCCGCTGCCCACGGTGGAGATAGCCATTAGAAACACAGGTGACGCCGACCAGTGGTGCCCCCTGCTGGAGACGCTGACAGACgcagagatggagaagaagatCAGAGACCAGGACAGAAACACGAGGTGAGTGATTGTTTATCCCAGAGGTGTCAAACTCCTTCTCATCGAGGCCTCATCAGCATAATCATTGCCCTCAAAGAACCAGATgtaacttttaaatgtaatgtaaataaatgtaactaCTCCTTAATGTTAAATAACTCTGAATGTTTTACTGATTCAAGGACATTTaaacaatttgttgtttttcttgaaggCTATTTTTTAGCATCCTTATCTCCGTGTTTGGTAGATTGTTCTCTTTGATCACAGACGCCTCATAACACAAAAGACagacatgttttcttcttcccGTCTTTCTTGAAACTGTCTTCCGTCTGCatcagtttttctctttctggacattttggggtcattatttatttatttctcaatTCCACTTGTTGGGAAAAATCACATTGATGTGGAGACATTACGGTCTAGTAGCAAGATACCGTCACTTCCTGGGTAACATAATCAGCATGCATTGTGGGAAATCAGACCTTTTTCTCTCGCAGGCCACATTTGGCCCACGGGCCTTGAGTTTGACACATATGATTCATCCTGGCAGATCAGGTTTTatgacaaaacaagtaaatttAAAGATCACATTCGGGGAATCTGTAGTTTTTCTgttgataaaatgatgaatccAATAATTATTAATCAGCAGGGAAactaataattagttgcagcttgTATCAGGTTATTAAAGTTTATAAAAACTCTGAAGTTTGTGTtcttatgttttcatttcagtagCATTTACTCAGTTGTAgttgtaaaaagaaaagtgattaaacagattttaaatcaaacataatCTACAGTCCAGTGTTTTGTCTCAGTTTACTTTCATCtacgacaaagaaaagcatcaaattctcataaaccagcaaatattttggctttttttactttaaaaatgaatgaaaatgattttttgcTCATCAGATTAGATGCAGATATATTTCATTGTTACAGCTCTATTATTACCCTCCGCTGCTGCTCTGTATGTTCAACAGGTTTTTTTGTGACGTTTCTGTTTCCGTTTGCTTCAACAGGCGAATGAGGCGACTTGCGAACACAGCACCTGCGTGGTAGACGAAGCAGCATcgccccccccgccccccctcctGCAGGAACGGCGCTCGTCTTGTTTGTTTGAGGAACGACCACAGTTCACAAACATCAACGACAAAgatgctcctcctcctcctcctcctcctccgtcgcGCCTCTGGACGTCTCCTTTGCTCAGCCGGGTCCTCAGTCAGCCGCTCAGcgtgttcttttgtttttttttaatttttattattaatattctgttcTGTTTGCCCCCCCCCCGGTAGAAAAATGTCCCTCCTTCGTGTTTCCCCCTTTTATGAGCCTCAGCGTGGAGAAGCTGCTCTCTCACTTTGACCACTGACTCTATTTACCTGACCAGAGGgagaattaaaaacacacaaccagTCTCAGataatatattgttttgttgtatttgttgtctttttgtacattttaataattcttacaaaataataaaaaaaaaagtgaatgagcTTGAAATGTggttatattgtgtgtttttttttgctacagttagactgatgtgttgttgtgataTGAACATTTCTGCCAGTtagaataattgtgtttttctcGACCAATCAGAATGAAGCAATATTTGATTCAGAATCTGATGACAAGTGATGGGTTGTTTAGTCGCCGTCAGTCAAACTGATCTAAATACAGTCCTGATAAAGCAGATTAGTGGAACATTTGACCGTTAAACTCTTCATAAATAAAACCTAACTCACTTTaaatttttctcttttagttTTAGAGAAATTTAAAGATATGAAACGACGTTTTCAGGGGATTTACAATCTTAACCTTGAACCCTGGTTTGATCGAGTCGCTACGAAAAGAcaatctagaaaaaaaaatgacattaaattaTAGTTTCTTTGCACAATTATTCAtacatgtgttcagatttagAAAAGCCTGAATGATCgacagcttttattttgaaatagaGAGTTTAAAAGAGCTGCGACTTTAATTATAATTTACATAATTATCAATAACTTAAACTGTGAAAAGGCTGTTGATATCACCTCGATCTATAATGACCGGTAAGTTTACTCAGCTGTAGTCAAATATCATAATCTTTATGGTTTTTTATTATATctggattaaaataaaatatcaaaactgaCTGATGCGGATTAAATTTGTTTACACTTAAAGCTAAATCACATACAGAACACGAGTGAATACTTTGACTTATCTTATAAAAATCTGCATCTtgcaaaatcacaaaacatGTGGCTGCTGTCTGGTTAATATAATCTGTACATTTACACTCATTATAAGATGGTTTTAtggaagaagaaacaacacaaaaaaataaggagttggctgtttgtgtttatgtttttcataaaaGATCAATAAAGTGACACGTCTATCGATGAGAGGTTCCTCCAAGGTTGTCAAATCTGCAGCTGTTATCAATAAATGTCACAACACATTTGAATGTTATGATTATATTTGAATATCACTGAAGACCACGAATGTAAAGAGGTTAAAAAGAGCTAAATTGTTTACTTTTTCTATAGAAAAGTTTTTCTAGAATGACTTAAAGTTGACTTTTCATTAACCGACTGGATTAAAAAAACgaagaaaaagcaaataaatttattaatatgtagaaaaaaaatcacaatttaaattgtaaaatttGTCAGCAAAGCACAACTGGATATTTTGCTCATATTGTTAATCCCTAATTTTATCTTTATGTGAATTAATTCTTCATTTAAAGGCTAAATTGCATCTCAGACTTTCCCCACATTCAGTTTTCTGTCCCATGATGGTCAAACTGTAAACACACGTTTTTTTCCATCCTGTCAagaaaaaaccaacaaactCTTGTTGAATCTGTTAAAATAACAGGATTGATTCTGTTGCTGCTGACCTTTAAACTCACGTCAGTCTAACCTCCAGTTGTCACTAATATTtatcagcagctctgtgtgtttatgagagatgatgaaatatgtgttttgttgcCAGGGTCCCACAGAGACGTGTTTGCGTGTTGTTGTGCTAAGCAATTTCCATTTTGTCCCCAGTGTTCGACCCACAAAGGCAGCGTGTGAAAGTGCAGAGTGAGCAGACGGGGCTGATGGGATTTCAGGCCGTCGGCAGTTCTGTGAAACAGCAGCGGTGACACAACAgcaggggggaggagggagttATGAGTTAGTTTTTGCTCCTTTTAGCTCTCCCCAAGAAACTTACAAATACTATcatggttttttaaaaaaaataaaaaataaaaaaaaaaggtaaatttcaaaaagcttcatttcAAATCACATACGGAAAATTGCAATTATCCTCACATTCAGGACAATAAAAGGCTCCAGAgtcaaaataaacagttttgtGATGGTAACAGTTCAGTCCTTGTGTGTATCTCGGCTGTCTGAGTGGACTCCATCCAATCCACGCTTCCTGTCCGTCTGTGTTTCCGCCGGCTGattattttgttgataattGTTAGTTGTGCGACTCGTCGTCCTGCTGCGGATCTCCATCCTGCTCTTCTTGGAGGGGACGGTAGTCTGAGTCCTCTGGCTGGTCAAACATGGCTCGCCTGAAAAGGgaaaacatcaaaagtcaaaaaaaaaagtctctgcaTCTTCTaacttaaaggataaagctggtgattttctatgttttacgtattgtcaacaaatctcgtGTGCAGAGAAAAACCATcaaactgatctactaacaaatattgtgtgtgtaattaaagcctgatatatctcttattcctctgtgccgtagacctctattgttgcccaaaaactattggatgacatgttccttcattatgaagagtttggacatgttagtttgtttagaaacggctccaaagactaataacaccaatcacgttttcagtctctggagcCAATATGACAGCCTCTTAACTTTGTTCTACACTGTAAATAACTtaagtataaagtcaagaggttgtgatatgtagcacaacaagctagtaaAGCATCATGAACGGAGTCGtgttactgcacatgctcagtggggTCTGCCTTAcgcagaactactctctggagactgaaaacctgatcgctgttattagtctttggagccgtttctaaacaagctaacgtgaccaaactctttacaatgaaggaacatgtgacccagtgcagcggtgagGCTCACTGATGGGTTTTTAATAGataatagtaaaataaatctAACTCTAATTCGGCAGTGTTTAAAAGTGTCTTCATACAAACAGCTGTATCTGAAACATAATTCCTGATTTAGTCGATCAAGTAAACAACTCAGATGCATTTGGTGCCAAACAATCTGGTCAGTACTTTAAAATGATTGAGGATCAATACTACTAGCGTCAGACCAAACTGAACCTGCTCAGACTCCATCAGTGGTTTATTAAAAGGattattaaaagtttaaatCATACGAGTCGTGTGTGATGAATTTTTCTTACAGAAGCTCTGGAGTCATCAGCAGCTTTCTTCCTCCCGGCTGGTTTGGAAACACGTCTTCTAGGAAGTAATACATGTGACCGACACTGATACCTGAGGAGAGACGGCGCTCATCACACGTCTGACAGCAAAATCACTCCAGTTGCTTCAgtcttgtgtgttttaaataacAGCATTTACAGCTTTATAATGTTTGCTTCATGCTTAAAGGATAAGTCcggtgattttctatatttgtcttaatgtcaacatgtttggAGCAAAACCAACAAGTGTTTTAATTTTggtattttacttttatcttgGTGTGCATTAGTCTCCCGGCTCATATTTACCATCCTGTGTTtcacttgtaaagcactttgaattgcattcaACTTGTATGAAAGTTGCTATATAtgtaaagtttgattgattgattgaatatCATATATCAATAGTGACGTGTTTTGTACCTAGGAGGTCGACCACGATGGAATTTCCGAGCAGCAGCGAAAATCCCATCAGCACCCAGGGCAGAAACGGCGCCTGGAAGTTCAGGAGGCCGAAGAAGTTCATGTGTATGAGCGGATGTCTTCTACTCCACACGTACACCAGCATGATGATGAAGGCCTGACCCAGGAAGAAGACGTTGGCGAACAGACCGAACAGCTGAAGGAGTTCAGGTTAAATACGACTCATCATTTGGTTTTTTTGgttattacagtaaaaattTCTCGAAGGAGCAGCTGAGAAAAACCTCACTGGTTGAGTCAAACCTCCAGGCAGCCACAGTTATGGAGTGAAAGTTGACTAAATGGCAACTTCACAGAATGAACTCTGGTCAAAATAAATTGGTAAATGAAATACCTCATGGATACGGAAGCCCATTTCTGCcaggaaaatttaaaaaatggatgaaaagttatgattgataaaacaaaaaaatactctgAGTAAATCAAGATTATATGAGTCATGTGCGATATATAGTAAAATGGTAAGTAAATATTGTGACTTTTAAACAAAATACTGACACAAAGTCAAAGTTTTTACTTAGAattatgaaacactgaatcaTGAACATTGACTTCCTTTCTCGAGATTTTAATATAGTAAGAAAAATGTACAAGATAAGTCAAAATTGTTGCTTGCTTACTCGACATCATGAGATCCTAAGtaaaaccatcatcatcataagTTAGACTTGTATTATTACAATGTAGTATCGttgtatagtatagtaattTTAACTTAACaagagtattttttattttcatcagttaGATGAAGAATTTTGACCTGAAGTTTTACTTACATcagaataaatcataaaatgcaAAGTGAAAAATTGTGACAAATATGAGTTAAGTCAAAACTATGATTCATttgacaaaatttaaaaatatgtctgTATGTTATGATATATTGGCTTACTATCAGAATTTAATTTTGCGGTTAAAGTAAAAAATTTGACTGATTTCTTAATTACAACTCACAATTATGTCATAAATCCAGGTAGTTTTGACTATTCAtgactattttttttataaacattcctgatatttaataattatttttcttttcctgacAGAAATGGTCTTCCATACATGTATGTACAGCTGGAAAAAACGTTTCGTCTCACGCTACTGAGACATTTCTGCTTCCAGAAATGTTAAATAACTGTAAAGTTTGTGATGCAGTTGCCTAAGATGTGAGTATTTGTTGCACAAAAGTCCTAAAACTACCACCATTAATGATTATATAAGACACTTTTACAGAGATGGTGTTATTGTTTACCGAATACTGAACCCTTGACAAAACTGTAAAAGACAACATTTCCATTCATGTCAGCGAATCACGTTACTAATCTGATAAAGTAAACAGAGTAAACACTGTGCCATCCTGATATGACAGTAGAATTAGTCCTCATGTACGTGCTGTTAAAACTGTCTATGAAACATAACACGGCTCCAAACAGACTCATAAACCTGCACATTGACTGTTTCACAGCAGCCCAGAGGGACGTCTGTGTTAAACAGGCCTGGGACTGTATCATTAACCTGGAATGTGAACGAGAGCTTCTGGCTACAAACTGCTGAGCATCATCAAAAAGAGACGCGCTGTATGTACAGTAGCTGGCTTTACATGCTTTTAGCCAGAAGACTTCCTGATTCAGGCAtctaaac is drawn from Thunnus albacares chromosome 2, fThuAlb1.1, whole genome shotgun sequence and contains these coding sequences:
- the LOC122967933 gene encoding derlin-2-like is translated as MVDSRAAAAAMAHSFTQEYFQIPVVTRAYTTACVLTTAAVQLEVITPFQLYFNPDLIIRRYQIWRLITSFLFFGSLGFSFVFNIIFLYRYCRMLEEGCFRGRTADFVFMFLFGGVLMTLFGLFANVFFLGQAFIIMLVYVWSRRHPLIHMNFFGLLNFQAPFLPWVLMGFSLLLGNSIVVDLLGISVGHMYYFLEDVFPNQPGGRKLLMTPELLRAMFDQPEDSDYRPLQEEQDGDPQQDDESHN